From Pseudomonas vanderleydeniana, the proteins below share one genomic window:
- a CDS encoding DmpA family aminopeptidase yields MRARDFGITLGLGKPGPHNAITDVAGVRVGHATLDKVHDGKPVRTGVSIIEPRAGAARYEPCFAGCHVLNGNGDATGLEWIREAGLLTTPIATTNTHSVGVVRDALIAHEHATLADPSVYWCMPVVMETYDGVLNDIWGQHVNGELVHQALAAAVSGPVAEGAVGGGTGMICHEFKGGIGSASRELPAEQGGWTVGAFVQANHGRRRELRVDGYPVGRVLQELPSPFAEQDTPGMGSIVVVLATDAPLLPHQCQRLAQRASVGIARTGGGTEDSSGDIFLAFSTGNTGLAPADYNRRDLPRTAQVAMVNNDHISPLFAAAAEAVEEAIINALLAGRSMRAGDGREVPALTGQRLSKALEAMGWQARG; encoded by the coding sequence ATGCGAGCACGCGACTTCGGTATCACCCTGGGCCTTGGCAAGCCAGGCCCTCACAATGCAATCACCGACGTAGCGGGCGTGCGGGTCGGCCATGCCACGCTGGACAAGGTCCACGACGGCAAACCCGTGCGCACCGGTGTCAGTATCATCGAGCCACGTGCTGGCGCCGCACGCTATGAGCCATGCTTCGCCGGTTGCCATGTGCTCAACGGCAATGGCGATGCCACGGGCCTTGAGTGGATCCGCGAAGCGGGCCTGCTGACAACGCCCATTGCCACCACCAACACCCACAGTGTCGGCGTGGTGCGCGACGCACTGATCGCCCATGAACACGCGACCCTGGCCGATCCGTCGGTCTATTGGTGCATGCCGGTGGTGATGGAGACCTACGATGGGGTGCTGAACGACATCTGGGGCCAGCATGTGAATGGCGAGCTGGTGCACCAAGCGCTGGCGGCGGCGGTCTCCGGGCCCGTGGCAGAGGGGGCCGTGGGTGGCGGTACCGGCATGATCTGCCACGAGTTCAAGGGCGGAATTGGTAGCGCCTCGCGGGAATTGCCGGCGGAGCAGGGTGGCTGGACAGTCGGGGCCTTTGTTCAGGCCAACCACGGGCGGCGTCGTGAGCTACGGGTCGACGGCTATCCCGTTGGCCGGGTACTCCAGGAGTTGCCTTCGCCCTTTGCAGAGCAAGATACCCCGGGCATGGGCTCGATCGTGGTGGTATTGGCCACCGATGCACCGTTACTGCCGCACCAATGCCAGCGCCTGGCGCAGCGTGCCTCGGTGGGCATCGCCCGTACAGGCGGGGGCACGGAAGATTCGAGTGGCGACATTTTCCTGGCCTTTTCGACCGGAAACACGGGATTGGCGCCAGCGGATTACAACCGGCGTGATCTGCCGAGAACAGCGCAGGTTGCCATGGTCAACAACGATCATATTTCGCCGCTGTTCGCGGCGGCGGCCGAGGCGGTGGAGGAGGCCATTATCAATGCGCTGCTGGCGGGGCGCTCGATGAGGGCAGGGGATGGGCGAGAGGTGCCGGCCCTTACAGGTCAACGCTTGAGCAAGGCTTTGGAAGCAATGGGATGGCAGGCTAGGGGCTAA
- a CDS encoding glycosyltransferase, with amino-acid sequence MPYYNVDFIEYSHNILIAQKAQVSREEQQHLLKAIGESAQALSLRIVELWEQLDIRHVIVENATLPENIIYTQALYLAIEHYGNRHGLGRFVIWRDHDLMWSSEKTVMKYGPEPYPHAIKPVPSPHITYVTLNEHLKDKLEHWCDHQVQIEVRKNTYDFSGQGRYRNIKESLDIRDSDLLIARTTRIIPQKRLDRDIHLLQRLNQRLAEDGIRRRVYLALAGDPEEHPGYYTQLNRLARELEVEAYIKFVGALPHDYMSSDKETITIEDLYHSCDLVSFLTSWGYDSYGNPVGEAISSQRCYIASHYEYYHEVYGQHGFEAPIMAISEEHDGLPDENFIAEVYRLLNDETLRTQIARRNFSIGQRVLSNTLMDMLDLSFSGGTMRDTVFVSVVLPLYNESNRIDVVLDSLFTQQTHDNLITHASYELIIVDNNSTDDSVAKINAFKQRNPSLDIHVIQEHIQGVSSARKRGMDYASLRSKERDIRLGLNNRHYIASADADCTVDPYWLHALIEKMITDNGDLGTCNYYYNEAHFRQRPNLYNEIQKTLRCREMSFSLFGGFPDGKGFAVERRLYDLVGGIEIFYQLDKGRFVEHLSDDWDFGIRVIAWGGKPVYAHESRIEINSRRVDTILDEVITGNAYGQDGIIIMKDVRPEVEVQAPTLRDTTPAQSQQAWEYSIKDYVPKNIVLPALLNPHILLEDQAVRAFFGESVADRLYRRIHEIKQQSRVIDFKPIHAYKTPSYRLYFEFREEIFSALRRAVGEDIGYPPPLPACFDRVQPEDFERFVYYFAEDRESGEAHNYFANGGVF; translated from the coding sequence GTGCCTTACTACAACGTGGACTTTATCGAGTACTCGCACAACATCCTGATTGCGCAAAAGGCCCAGGTATCCCGGGAAGAGCAACAGCACCTGCTCAAGGCCATCGGAGAGTCGGCCCAAGCCTTGTCCCTGCGGATCGTCGAACTGTGGGAGCAGCTCGATATCCGGCATGTCATCGTGGAGAACGCCACGCTGCCGGAAAACATCATCTACACCCAGGCGCTGTACCTGGCCATCGAACACTATGGCAACCGACACGGGCTGGGCCGTTTTGTCATCTGGCGTGACCATGACTTGATGTGGAGCAGCGAAAAGACCGTGATGAAATACGGTCCCGAGCCCTATCCCCACGCGATCAAGCCGGTCCCTTCACCTCATATCACCTATGTCACCCTCAATGAACATCTCAAGGACAAGCTCGAACACTGGTGCGATCATCAGGTGCAGATCGAGGTGCGCAAGAACACCTATGATTTCAGTGGCCAGGGCCGCTACCGCAACATCAAGGAAAGCCTGGATATTCGTGACAGCGACCTGTTGATCGCCCGCACCACGCGAATCATTCCGCAAAAGCGCCTGGATCGCGATATCCACCTGCTGCAGCGGCTGAACCAACGCCTCGCCGAGGACGGCATCCGGCGCCGGGTGTACCTGGCACTGGCAGGCGACCCCGAGGAGCATCCGGGGTATTACACCCAATTGAACCGGTTGGCCCGTGAACTGGAGGTCGAAGCCTATATCAAGTTCGTTGGCGCCCTGCCCCATGACTATATGTCGTCGGATAAGGAGACCATTACCATCGAGGATCTCTATCACTCCTGTGATCTCGTTTCATTCCTGACTTCCTGGGGCTATGACAGTTATGGCAATCCCGTAGGAGAGGCTATCAGCAGTCAGCGTTGCTATATCGCCAGTCACTATGAGTACTACCATGAGGTATATGGCCAGCATGGTTTCGAGGCTCCGATCATGGCGATCTCGGAAGAACATGATGGTTTGCCCGACGAGAACTTCATTGCCGAAGTCTACCGACTGTTAAATGACGAGACGCTGAGGACTCAGATCGCTCGGCGAAACTTTTCCATTGGCCAGCGCGTGCTCTCCAATACGCTAATGGACATGCTCGACTTGAGTTTTTCTGGAGGAACTATGCGTGATACTGTTTTTGTCTCGGTGGTACTGCCGCTCTATAACGAAAGCAATCGAATCGATGTCGTGCTCGATTCGCTGTTCACTCAGCAAACCCATGACAATCTGATTACCCATGCCAGTTATGAACTGATTATCGTCGATAACAATTCGACCGACGACTCGGTGGCAAAGATCAACGCGTTCAAACAGCGCAATCCGTCCCTGGACATCCATGTGATCCAGGAGCACATCCAGGGCGTTTCTTCCGCCCGCAAGCGCGGCATGGACTATGCCTCGTTGCGTTCGAAGGAGCGGGATATCCGCCTGGGGCTCAATAACCGGCACTACATCGCCTCCGCCGACGCCGACTGCACCGTCGACCCGTATTGGCTGCACGCGCTGATCGAAAAGATGATCACCGACAACGGTGACCTGGGCACCTGCAACTATTACTACAACGAGGCGCATTTCCGGCAGCGACCGAATCTGTACAACGAGATTCAGAAGACCCTGCGCTGCCGTGAAATGTCCTTCTCGCTGTTCGGCGGTTTTCCGGATGGCAAGGGTTTTGCGGTCGAGCGCCGACTCTACGACCTGGTCGGCGGCATCGAGATTTTCTACCAGCTGGACAAGGGCCGTTTCGTCGAACACCTCTCGGACGACTGGGACTTCGGCATTCGGGTCATCGCCTGGGGCGGCAAGCCGGTCTATGCCCACGAGTCGCGAATCGAGATCAACAGCCGGCGGGTGGACACCATTCTCGACGAGGTGATCACCGGCAATGCCTACGGCCAGGACGGGATCATTATCATGAAGGATGTGCGTCCGGAGGTCGAAGTGCAGGCTCCGACGCTACGCGATACCACGCCAGCACAATCGCAACAGGCCTGGGAGTACTCGATCAAGGACTATGTGCCGAAGAACATCGTGCTGCCGGCGCTGCTCAATCCGCACATCCTGCTGGAAGACCAGGCCGTACGGGCGTTCTTCGGCGAATCGGTGGCAGACCGCCTGTACCGGCGCATCCACGAGATCAAACAGCAGTCGCGGGTGATCGACTTCAAGCCGATCCATGCCTACAAGACCCCGTCCTATCGCCTGTACTTCGAGTTCCGCGAGGAAATCTTCAGCGCCCTGCGCCGCGCAGTGGGCGAAGACA